The following proteins come from a genomic window of Alnus glutinosa chromosome 10, dhAlnGlut1.1, whole genome shotgun sequence:
- the LOC133879762 gene encoding uncharacterized protein LOC133879762 has translation MLISLRPKHTCARKYKNHLITSKWIAEWCLDSFRDQPNMPVEVLKKKVKKKWNVEIHPSTLYRARKRAQEVIYGKLGEQYHRLWDYCATIRSTNVGSCVILMVERPMPEMPCRFQRMYISLAAMKNGFKDGCRPVIGLGACFLKGVYKGQLMAAIGRDANNNMYPISMAVVEAETKDSWSWFLEALLADLRPSGVRRWTFISDRQKGLVPSLMEVCPNAEHRICVRHLYTNFRNDGHWGVLLKDLLWRAAASYTQNEFYAVMEELKGLNLPAYEYLSKVDPATWCRGWFNTYAKCDLLHNNLAECFNSWIIKFRDKTILVMLEGIRTSLMRRYQRKREIIAAMEGNVGPKIKEKLEIEEDEAGHCTPTFAGDGLFEVECRGRRYAVNLPAKTCGCRKWDVSGIPCAHAISSIWHGGGNPEDYLSPYFGKVMYLKAYTPIIYLVPSEEQWARTNQPIIEPPKARASSGRPKKLRNRGADETLNPYTVRKGGTKNQCRMCKKYGHNTRTCTARMRHDERQERRRNFYRKHAADLDCNLDRLDGSSNAPSVAQSTASMPSAPSSATSSAPCVGNPTHPTGSRGQKRRREDGSSNASGQGMHKSKGKLLVYLTGNPAGPPKVPGGGLACSWGPPRSATGITFRVAPPDFDMHNLVAASTVIPQPEVQGVAKKNDKGKKKMWRV, from the exons ATGTTGATTTCACTTAGGCCCAAACATACATGTGCTCGGAAATACAAGAATCATTTGATTACTTCCAAGTGGATTGCTGAGTGGTGCTTGGACAGTTTTAGAGATCAACCGAACATGCCTGTAGAAGtcctgaagaagaaggtgaagaagaaatggaatgttgaGATCCATCCTAGTACCCTATATAGGGCTAGGAAGAGGGCACAAGAGGTGATTTATGGGAAGTTGGGTGAGCAGTACCATCGTCTATGGGACTATTGCGCGACAATCAGAAGCACAAATGTGGggagttgtgttattttgatGGTTGAGAGACCTATGCCCGAAATGCCATGTAGATTCCAAAGGATGTACATATCCTTGGCAGCAATGAAAAATGGCTTCAAGGATGGGTGTAGGCCTGTGATAGGCCTTGGTGCGTGTTTCTTGAAGGGGGTTTACAAGGGGCAGTTAATGGCAGCTATTGGAAGGGATGCCAATAATAACATGTATCCAATATCCATGGCAGTTGTAGAGGCAGAGACCAAGGATAGCTGGTCATGGTTTCTTGAGGCACTATTGGCTGATCTTCGCCCCAGTGGTGTACGTAGATGGACTTTTATTTCAGATAGACAAAAG GGTCTTGTACCAAGTCTTATGGAGGTGTGCCCTAACGCTGAGCATCGGATATGTGTGCGGCACTTGTACACCAATTTTCGGAACGACGGTCACTGGGGGGTGTTACTAAAGGACTTGCTGTGGAGAGCTGCTGCATCTTACACACAGAATGAGTTCTATGCTGTAATGGAAGAGCTTAAGGGCCTTAATCTGCCAGCCTATGAGTACCTTTCGAAGGTTGACCCTGCAACTTGGTGTAGGGGATGGTTCAACACATATGCAAAGTGTGACCTCTTACACAACAATTTGGCCGAGTGCTTCAATTCTTGGATCATCAAGTTCAGAGATAAGACCATACTGGTAATGTTGGAAGGCATTAGGACAAGTTTGATGAGAAGGTACCAGCGGAAAAGAGAAATTATAGCTGCGATGGAAGGCAATGTTGGGCCAAAAATTAAGGAGAAGTTGGAGATAGAAGAAGATGAGGCCGGACATTGCACACCAACATTTGCTGGTGATGGTTTATTTGAGGTCGAGTGCAGGGGTAGAAGGTATGCTGTGAATTTACCTGCCAAGACATGTGGGTGCAGAAAGTGGGATGTTTCTGGTATCCCATGTGCTCATGCCATCTCATCAATATGGCATGGTGGAGGCAACCCTGAGGATTATCTGAGCCCATACTTTGGCAAGGTGATGTACCTAAAGGCATACACACCCATCATCTACCTTGTACCCAGTGAGGAGCAGTGGGCTAGGACAAATCAACCCATCATTGAACCACCTAAGGCAAGGGCATCTTCGGGAAGACCTAAAAAACTGAGGAACAGAGGGGCTGATGAGACCTTAAATCCCTACACAGTTAGAAAGGGTGGTACGAAGAACCAATGTAGGATGTGCAAAAAATATGGTCACAATACTAGAACATGCACTGCGAGGATGCGACATGATGAAAGACAAGAACGTAGGCGGAATTTCTATAGAAAACATGCAGCAGATCTTGACTGCAATCTTGACAGG ttggaTGGTTCATCCAATGCCCCATCTGTGGCCCAATCTACTGCATCAATGCCAAGTGCCCCATCCAGTGCCACATCCAGCGCCCCATGTGTTGGTAATCCTACTCACCCAACAGGAAGTAGGGGGcaaaagaggagaagagaagatgGTTCAAGCAATGCGTCTGGACAAG GAATGCACAAGAGCAAAGGAAAACTCCTTGTCTATCTCACTGGAAACCCTGCTGGACCACCGAAAGTTCCAGGGGGTGGACTAGCATGCTCATGGGGTCCTCCCAGAAGTGCAACTGGTATCACTTTTAGAGTTGCTCCCCCTGATTTCGACATGCACAATTTGGTTGCTGCATCCACTGTCATTCCTCAACCAGAAGTACAAGGAgttgcaaagaagaatgacaaagggaagaaaaagatgtggagAGTCTGA
- the LOC133880334 gene encoding probable pectinesterase/pectinesterase inhibitor 25, with protein MPKLVFSFVLFLFLALFASAQSSPSAACKSTPYPKLCRSILSTIRSSPSDPYRYGKFSVKQSHKQARRMSSAIDSYLSQKRRSSMGHAEVGALDDCRHLSQLNVEYLESISAGLKSAKSLNNEVGEQVHTLLSAIVTNQQTCYDGLEDSESSIASALFEPLNNVTQLYSVSLGLVTHALDQNLKRNQRRKRPEGGFPAMVHPVRERLESLIKDLRKTTCKKSTNCPKKKERILSASVESNGILIKDTVTVGLYGTDNFTSISDAVAFAPNNLKPEDGYFVIYATEGYYEEYVDVPTYKTNIMLLGDGINRTVITGNHSVIDGWTTFTSSTFAISGDRFIAVDVTFRNTAGPEKYQAVALRNIADLSTFYRCSFEGYQDTLYVHSKRQFYRECEIHGTVDFIFGNAAAVFQGCNLFARKPMAGQKNAFTAQGRSDPNQNTGISIHNCTIEAAPDLAMEMSSTLNYLGRPWKNHSRTVYMQSYIGSLIHPVGWLEWDGTFGLDTLYYGEFENCGLGADTRMRVNWPGYTLMNASQALNFTVFNFTMGDTWLPYTDIPFSAGLL; from the exons ATGCCAAAGCTAGTCTTCTCTTTcgttctcttccttttcttagcTCTGTTTGCCTCAGCCCAGTCGTCACCTTCCGCTGCGTGCAAGTCTACCCCCTATCCGAAGCTCTGCCGTTCAATCCTCTCCACCATCCGCTCCTCCCCGTCTGATCCCTACCGCTACGGCAAGTTCTCTGTGAAGCAATCCCACAAGCAAGCACGCAGAATGTCGAGCGCCATCGACAGCTACCTCAGCCAAAAGCGAAGGTCGTCAATGGGCCACGCCGAGGTTGGTGCGCTGGACGATTGCCGCCACCTGTCCCAGCTCAACGTGGAGTACTTGGAGTCCATCTCGGCGGGGCTGAAGTCGGCTAAGTCGCTGAACAACGAGGTGGGGGAGCAAGTTCATACGCTGCTGAGCGCGATAGTGACGAACCAGCAGACGTGCTACGACGGGCTCGAGGATTCCGAGAGCAGCATTGCGAGCGCGTTGTTTGAGCCGCTGAACAACGTGACTCAGCTGTATAGCGTGTCGCTTGGGTTGGTGACACATGCGTTGGATCAGAATCTGAAACGAAACCAACGGAGAAAGAGGCCTGAAGGTGGATTTCCGGCGATGGTGCACCCGGTCCGTGAACGGCTTGAAAGTCTCATCAAG GATCTACGGAAAACCACTTGCAAAAAATCAACGAATTGCCCTAAGAAAAAGGAACGGATTCTGAGTGCTTCGGTAGAAAGCAATGGCATTCTTATTAAGGATACTGTGACTGTCGGCTTATATGGCACCGATAACTTCACGTCCATCTCCGACGCCGTCGCATTTGCTCCCAATAATTTAAAGCCCGAAGATGGATATTTTGTGATCTACGCCACAGAAGGATATTACGAGGAGTATGTGGACGTGCCGACCTATAAGACGAATATAATGTTGCTTGGAGATGGGATCAACCGGACTGTCATCACAGGAAACCATAGTGTAATTGATGGCTGGACTACTTTTACTTCTTCAACCTTTG CTATTTCTGGAGACCGATTTATAGCAGTAGATGTAACGTTCAGGAACACGGCTGGTCCAGAGAAGTACCAAGCAGTAGCTCTAAGGAACATTGCTGACCTCTCCACGTTCTACCGTTGTAGTTTTGAAGGCTACCAGGACACTCTTTATGTTCACTCTAAAAGACAATTCTACAGAGAATGTGAAATTCATGGAACTGTAGATTTCATTTTTGGAAATGCTGCTGCTGTCTTCCAGGGCTGCAATCTATTTGCCAGGAAGCCAATGGCCGGTCAAAAGAATGCCTTCACAGCCCAAGGCCGGTCGGACCCAAATCAAAACACCG GTATATCAATCCACAACTGCACAATTGAAGCTGCACCAGACTTGGCAATGGAGATGAGCTCAACCTTAAATTATCTGGGGAGACCATGGAAGAATCACTCAAGGACCGTGTACATGCAATCGTATATTGGCAGTTTGATCCATCCCGTCGGATGGTTGGAATGGGATGGAACCTTTGGATTAGACACACTCTATTATGGGGAGTTTGAGAATTGTGGGCTAGGGGCAGATACGAGAATGAGAGTAAATTGGCCTGGTTATACTTTGATGAATGCTTCACAGGCTTTgaattttacagtttttaatTTCACAATGGGGGATACTTGGTTGCCTTATACTGATATACCCTTCTCTGCAGGACTTTTATAA